In the Trueperaceae bacterium genome, one interval contains:
- a CDS encoding disulfide oxidoreductase, with the protein MTQSPPEGSPPDAVQDLALYGAWVVAIAATLGSLYYSEVRQFVPCTLCWYQRILMYPLVWLLGLAAWRRDPRVVGYALPLAGLGAVVAAFHVAEQKIPGFGGIGACNAGVPCSAAYVEYAGFVTIPVMAFAAFALIGVALGVVVMRRR; encoded by the coding sequence GTGACGCAGAGCCCTCCCGAGGGGTCCCCGCCCGACGCGGTCCAGGACCTCGCGCTGTACGGCGCCTGGGTGGTGGCGATCGCCGCGACCCTCGGGAGCCTGTACTACAGCGAGGTCCGCCAGTTCGTTCCCTGCACGTTGTGTTGGTACCAACGTATCCTCATGTACCCGCTCGTGTGGCTGCTGGGCCTCGCCGCCTGGCGCCGCGACCCGCGCGTCGTCGGGTACGCCCTCCCCCTCGCGGGGCTCGGCGCGGTCGTGGCGGCGTTCCACGTCGCGGAGCAGAAGATCCCCGGGTTCGGGGGGATCGGGGCCTGCAACGCCGGCGTCCCGTGCAGCGCGGCGTACGTCGAGTACGCCGGGTTCGTCACGATCCCGGTGATGGCGTTCGCCGCGTTCGCCCTGATCGGGGTCGCGTTGGGCGTCGTCGTGATGCGCCGCCGCTGA